From a single Nothobranchius furzeri strain GRZ-AD chromosome 9, NfurGRZ-RIMD1, whole genome shotgun sequence genomic region:
- the tcf25 gene encoding ribosome quality control complex subunit TCF25, producing the protein MSTRALRRLRGKQRGQEALDLGDLGESPEEQAEVETEEVPHESANVSTSNINNNSRKAKKNKVQKNTSNIFELICDADEVEKIPPDDEAEKPGRAEKSEKAKSDNNRGIERLAQSQEGVSAKSGDRGKKKKKKKKKVTSEDGKRIEPDNIDLLLENLEQSNGLSLQSDENGGCNKKSVILVEHRNLNPETELKRYFGARAVLGDQRPRQRNRHFHRSTWMTSPKDSWPRFSRPGVSMTLLESKNGIQCFTFEHSRDYQQVQFKFLDAVESMDPNNIVALLQLNPYHIDSLLQLSDVCRIQEDQEMARDLIERALYSFECAFHPLFSLTSGTSRLDYLRPENRAFYLALYKHMVFLEKRGCPRTALEYCKLILSLDPDLDPLCMLLLVDFLMLRSREYKSLLQLYQDWEEHRNLSQLPNFAFSCALCRFHLSQQEDLDPKEAENQKKLADQMLQSALIMFPGVLMPLLDLCTVQPDATVTSHCFFGPKSQIGQPPALAELTALYVGRTYALWKEAAIMLWLEESVKEVLRRVDSKDSFVEECENKRKQRYQSAPRNIHRHVLLSEIKEATSTLPLDVTAQPVMGFDLLPPLDSVISYTRPERQHVGASNESTLSLFFRSLLPNFNLQGGLRQEDEMGVARAGQELNQEVNRLMVAMRDMLANIRFQEPPRDDDPYRDDEEWD; encoded by the exons ATGTCAACCCGGGCTCTGCGGAGGCTCAGAGGGAAGCAGCGGGGTCAGGAGGCCTTGGACCTGGGGGATCTGGGAGAGAGCCCGGAGGAGCAGGCTGAAGTCGAAACCGAGGAAGTGCCACACGAGTCGGCTAATGTTTCCACTTCTAACATTAATAACAACAGTCGAAAAGCGAAGAAAAACAAGGTTCAGAAAAACACAAGTAACATCTTTGAGCTG ATATGTGACGCTGATGAGGTGGAGAAAATCCCACCTGATGACGAGGCAGAAAAAccaggaagagcagaaaaaagcgagaAAGCAAAGAGTGACAACAACAGAGGAATTGAGAGGCTAGCTCAAAGCCAAGAGGGAGTATCCGCTAAG TCTGGTGACAGaggtaaaaagaagaagaaaaagaagaaaaaagtgacATCAGAAGATGGAAAA agaATTGAACCTGATAATATTGATTTATTGCTGGAGAACCTGGAGCAGTCCAATGGTCTGAGTCTACAAAGTGATGAAAATGGAGGCTGCAACAAAAAATCTGTCATACTCGTGGAACACAG AAATCTCAACCCAGAGACTGAGCTGAAGAGATACTTTGGAGCTCGTGCTGTTTTAGGGGatcagag aCCTCGACAAAGAAACAGACATTTCCACAGGAGTACTTGGATGACCAGTCCGAAGGACAGCTGGCCTCGGTTCAGCCGTCCTG GAGTTTCAATGACCTTACTGGAGTCCAAAAATGGGATTCAGTGTTTCACCTTTGAGCACAGTCGGGACTACCAACAAGTGCAGTTCAAGTTCCTGGATGCTGTTGAGTCCATGGATCCCAACAACATCGTG GCGCTGCTTCAGCTCAACCCCTACCATATCGACTCCCTGCTTCAGCTTTCTGACGTCTGCCGAATCCAGGAGGATCAGGAGATGGCCAGGGACCTCATCG AAAGGGCTTTGTACAGCTTTGAGTGTGCTTTTCATCCTCTATTCAGCCTGACGTCAGGTACCAGCAGGTTGGATTATCTGAGACCTGAAAACAG AGCATTTTATCTGGCTCTTTATAAGCACATGGTGTTCCTGGAGAAGAGAGGATGCCCCCGTACCGCTCTGGAGTACTGCAAACTGATCCTTAG tttGGATCCAGACTTGGACCCCCTTTGCATGCTCCTCCTGGTTGATTTCCTAATGCTGCGCTCCAGAGAGTACAAGTCTCTCCTTCAGTTATATCAGGACTGGGAG GAGCACAGAAATCTCTCTCAGCTGCCGAACTTTGCGTTCTCCTGTGCACTTTGTCGTTTCCACCTCAGCCAGCAGGAGGATTTGGATCCTAAAGAAGCTGAAAATCAGAAAAAACTAGCTGACCAGATGCTCCAGAGTGCTCTTATTATGTTCCCTGGAG TCTTGATGCCTTTACTGGATCTGTGCACGGTGCAGCCAGATGCCACCGTCACCTCCCACTGCTTCTTTGGCCCAAAGAGTCAGATAGG GCAGCCGCCGGCTCTGGCTGAACTGACAGCGCTGTACGTAGGGAGAACGTACGCTCTGTGGAAGGAGGCAGCCATAATGCTCTGGTTAGAGGAGTCTGTCAAGGAGGTGCTGCGTAGAGTTGACTCCAAAGACTCCTTTGTGGAAGAATGCGAAAACAA GAGAAAACAGAGGTACCAGAGCGCACCGAGAAACATCCATCGCCACGTCCTCCTCTCTGAGATCAAAGAGGCCACCTCCACCCTGCCCCTT GACGTGACCGCTCAGCCTGTGATGGGGTTTGATCTCCTTCCTCCTCTGGACTCGGTGATCTCATACACCAGACCAGAGAG GCAGCATGTTGGAGCATCCAATGAAAGCACACTGTCACTGTTTTTCCGTTCTTTACTTCCGAACTTCAACCTTCAG
- the cyba gene encoding cytochrome b-245 light chain, translating into MGKIEWAMWANEQALASGLILLAGGIVGVAGQFRGWEFAAYAVAAGVFVCLLEYPRSKRAKGTSVERSGQYCFTVCVKAFGPLTRNYYVRAFLHAAICVPGGFMLATVLGCVCLGIASLIYLAAAIRGEHWEPILPRKDVRKPVAESIKNPPQNPPPRPPPETRRKQAKDLEGAAYDNPSSVTDD; encoded by the exons ATGGGGAAGATAGAGTGGGCCATGTGGGCCAATGAGCAGGCTCTGGCTTCGGGACTCA TTCTTCTTGCTGGAGGAATAGTGGGGGTTGCAGGGCAGTTCAGAGGCTGGGAGTTTGCTGCTTATGCGGT TGCCGCCGGAGTGTTTGTGTGTCTTCTTGAGTATCCCAGAAGCAAGCGGGCCAAAGGGACAAGTGTGGAAAGATC GGGCCAATACTGCTTCACAGTGTGTGTCAAAGCCTTCGGACCACTAACGAGGAACTACTATGTTAGAGCGTTCCTGCACGCTGC AATCTGTGTACCTGGAGGGTTTATGCTAGCAACTGTGCTCGGGTGTGTCTGCCTCGGCATCGCCAGCCTCATCTACCTTGCA GCAGCGATCCGAGGTGAGCACTGGGAGCCCATTCTTCCTCGTAAGGATGTGCGAAAGCCAGTTGCTGAAAGTATCAAGAATCCTCCCCAGAatccaccgccaagacctccaccAGAAACTCGCAGGAAACAAGCCAAGGACCTGGAGGGAGCAGCATACGACAACCCTTCCTCTGTTACTGACGATTAG
- the mvda gene encoding diphosphomevalonate decarboxylase: protein MPEETTSRPHIVTCTAPVNIAVVKYWGKRDEDLILPISSSLSVTLHQDQLKTTTTVAISTSFKVDRMWLNGKEEDITHPRLQSCLREIRRLARKRRNDGEPDSTESTGLSHKVHICSVNNFPTAAGLASSAAGFACLVYSLAQAFGVEGDLSGIARQGSGSACRSMYGGFVQWIMGNRDDGKDSIAQQVEPESHWPELRILVLVASAKRKPIGSTSGMQTSVQTSVLLKHRAESVVPHRMDKMIKAVQKRDFAAFAEITMKDSNQFHATCLDTYPPIFYLNSVSQQIIHLVHRYNGHYRESRVAYSFDAGPNAVIFTLQQHVPEFVRVVQHFFPPDTNGEDFIKGLPVKGAAISEELKEAIGLEPTPNGINYIISTKAGPGPCIIEDSSQHLLSPDGFPKKAL, encoded by the exons ATGCCCGAAGAAACCACGAGCAGACCGCATATAGTCACATGCACCGCTCCTGTGAATATTGCTGTCGTTAAATACT GGGGGAAGCGGGATGAAGATTTAATTCTACCCATCAGCTCATCACTGAGCGTCACGCTACATCAAGATCAG CTGAAAACAACCACAACCGTTGCAATCAGCACGTCGTTTAAGGTGGATAGAATGTGGCTTAATGGGAAAGAAGAGGACATAACACATCCAAGACTACAATCCTGTCTGAGAGAGA TTAGACGATTAGCACGGAAGAGACGCAACGATGGAGAACCTGATTCCACTGAATCAACGGGGTTGTCTCACAAAGTCCATATTTGCTCCGTTAATAACTTCCCAACTGCTGCAGGACTCGCCTCTTCAGCTGCTGGATTTGCTTGTCTCG TTTATAGTTTGGCTCAGGCGTTTGGTGTAGAAGGAGATTTGTCAGGGATTGCTCGGCAAGGCTCAGGCAGTGCTTGCAGAAGCATGTATGGTGGATTTGTTCAGTGGATCATGGGAAACAGAGACGATGGGAAGGACAGCATTGCCCAGCAGGTGGAGCCAGAGAGTCACTGGCCTGAGCTCAGGATCCTGGTACTAGTG GCCAGTGCCAAGAGGAAGCCGATAGGCAGCACCTCTGGGATGCAAACCAGTGTGCAAACAAGTGTTCTATTAAAG caccgagcagAGTCTGTCGTCCCTCATCGAATGGACAAGATGATCAAAGCAGTGCAAAAAAGGGACTTCGCTGCATTTGCTGAGATCACCATGAAGGACAGCAACCAGTTTCACGCCACATGCCTGGACACATACCCTCCTATCTTCTACCTCAACAGTGTTTCACAACAGATCATCCACTTGGTGCATCGTTATAACGGACATTACAGGGAGAGCAGG GTGGCCTACAGTTTTGATGCCGGGCCCAACGCGGTGATCTTCACCTTACAGCAGCACGTTCCAGAGTTTGTCCGGGTGGTTCAACATTTCTTCCCCCCAGACACGAACGGAGAAGA CTTTATTAAAGGTCTTCCAGTCAAAGGTGCTGCTATCTCTGAGGAGCTGAAAGAGGCCATTGGTCTGGAGCCCACACCAAATGGGATAAACTACATCATCAGTACAAAG GCTGGACCAGGTCCTTGTATCATCGAGGATTCCTCTCAGCACCTGCTCTCACCTGATGGATTCCCTAAGAAAGCTTTGTGA
- the pdcd5 gene encoding programmed cell death protein 5 produces the protein MADEELEAIRRQRMAELQAKQGDASNNQQGEEAKQRETEMRNSILAQVLDQSARARLSNLALVKPDKAKAVENYLIQMARFGQLGGKISESGLIEILEKVSHQTEKKTTVTFNRRRVMDSDDEDDF, from the exons ATGGCAGACGAAGAACTGGAAGCGATAAGGCGGCAAAGAATGGCGGAACTACAGGCAAAGCAGGGG GATGCTTCAAATAACCAACAAGGAGAGGAAGCCAAACAAAG agAAACAGAAATGAGGAACTCAATATTGGCACAAGTCCTAGACCAGTCAGCACGTGCAAGGT TGAGCAATCTTGCATTAGTGAAACCAGACAAGGCCAAAGCAGTTGAAAACTATCTTATTCAGATGGCTCGTTTTGGACAGTTGGGAGGAAAG ATTTCAGAGTCGGGCTTAATCGAGATCCTAGAAAAAGTCAGTCATCAAACGGAGAAGAAGACCACTGTTACA TTCAACAGACGGAGGGTGATGGAttcagatgatgaagatgatttcTAA
- the uraha gene encoding 5-hydroxyisourate hydrolase isoform X2, with translation MAGSPSPLTTHVLNTAAGVPGSNMTIKLYQQDSVTKVWQLINTGTTNDDGRCPGLITKQQFIPGEYKMHFETARYWAGMGESSFYPYVEIAFTITDADQKYHVPLLVSRFSYSTYRGS, from the exons ATGGCAGGCTCGCCCAGTCCTCTGACCACACACGTGCTGAACACTGCAGCAGGAGTTCCAGGGTCAAACATGACCATAAAACTTTATCAACAAGACTCTGTAACTAAAGTCTGGCAACTGATAAACACAGG TACCACTAATGATGATGGACGATGCCCAGGACTCATCACAAAACAGCAATTTATACCTGGCGAGTACAAAATGCATTTTGAAACTGCTCGGTATTGGGCAGGTATGGGAGAGAGTTCATTTTACCCTTATGTAGAG ATTGCTTTCACTATAACTGACGCAGACCAAAAATACCATGTCCCCTTGCTTGTGAGTCGCTTCTCCTACAGCACATACAGAGGAAGCTAA
- the uraha gene encoding 5-hydroxyisourate hydrolase isoform X1: protein MSAFRLQQLEGHILSKNKITTMAGSPSPLTTHVLNTAAGVPGSNMTIKLYQQDSVTKVWQLINTGTTNDDGRCPGLITKQQFIPGEYKMHFETARYWAGMGESSFYPYVEIAFTITDADQKYHVPLLVSRFSYSTYRGS from the exons ATGAGCGCATTCAGGCTGCAGCAGCTGGAGGGACATATTTTGTCTAAAAACAAG ATCACAACTATGGCAGGCTCGCCCAGTCCTCTGACCACACACGTGCTGAACACTGCAGCAGGAGTTCCAGGGTCAAACATGACCATAAAACTTTATCAACAAGACTCTGTAACTAAAGTCTGGCAACTGATAAACACAGG TACCACTAATGATGATGGACGATGCCCAGGACTCATCACAAAACAGCAATTTATACCTGGCGAGTACAAAATGCATTTTGAAACTGCTCGGTATTGGGCAGGTATGGGAGAGAGTTCATTTTACCCTTATGTAGAG ATTGCTTTCACTATAACTGACGCAGACCAAAAATACCATGTCCCCTTGCTTGTGAGTCGCTTCTCCTACAGCACATACAGAGGAAGCTAA